From Enterococcus wangshanyuanii, the proteins below share one genomic window:
- a CDS encoding copper homeostasis protein CutC, protein MIKEFCAENFTNIPMAIRNGANRIELCDNLAVGGTTPSTGVIEEVIAYAGEHSVPVMTIIRPRGGDFVYNDIELKIMHTDLIEAKKIGTDGVVLGCLTEDGWLDEDALELLIETAEGLQITFHMAFDALPKEKQFKAIDWLADHEVHRILTHGGPSGTPIEDNFAHLKELIAYANDRIIILPGGGISDKNLDTVVNALQVNEAHGTKIVG, encoded by the coding sequence ATGATCAAAGAATTTTGTGCTGAGAATTTTACAAATATCCCAATGGCTATCCGAAACGGTGCTAACCGTATCGAATTATGCGATAATCTTGCTGTTGGCGGAACAACACCAAGTACAGGCGTGATTGAAGAAGTAATTGCTTATGCTGGTGAACATTCTGTTCCTGTGATGACAATCATCAGACCGCGCGGAGGGGATTTTGTCTATAATGATATCGAATTAAAGATCATGCATACAGACTTGATCGAAGCAAAAAAAATAGGCACTGACGGTGTCGTTTTAGGCTGTTTAACAGAGGATGGCTGGCTTGATGAGGATGCTTTGGAGCTGTTGATCGAAACTGCAGAAGGCTTACAAATAACCTTCCATATGGCTTTCGATGCCTTACCGAAAGAAAAACAATTCAAAGCTATCGATTGGCTAGCGGATCATGAGGTTCATCGAATCTTAACGCATGGCGGTCCTAGCGGAACACCAATTGAAGACAATTTTGCTCATTTAAAAGAATTGATCGCCTACGCAAATGATCGAATCATTATTCTCCCTGGCGGAGGTATTTCAGATAAAAATTTAGACACTGTTGTCAATGCGCTGCAAGTAAATGAAGC